A stretch of the Lolium perenne isolate Kyuss_39 chromosome 3, Kyuss_2.0, whole genome shotgun sequence genome encodes the following:
- the LOC127340288 gene encoding protein LURP-one-related 11-like, translating into MATARIQPLSASQLHDPATGDENQKVVYTVWMKSLVFNGHGCTIYGQDGRVAYRVDNYACTRSREVFVMDTGGKTLIKLLLKKNFGFFSTWQGYSCCDGDDAAADQQPWFSVRKEYRVLKNGRAAVVRVAGGGKAYTIDGALRGSEYYRVSDDAEGASVAEVGRKRTASGLALGEDVLTLTVGPAADRLLVVGLVVVCGLISRCI; encoded by the exons ATGGCCACTGCCAGGATCCAACCGCTGTCTGCTTCGCAGCTGCATGATCCTGCTACGGGTGATGAGAATCAGAAGGTGGTATACACGGTGTGGATGAAATCACTGGTGTTCAACGGCCACGGTTGCACCATCTACGGCCAGGACGGGCGCGTGGCCTACCGCGTAGACAACTACGCCTGCACCCGCAGCCGCGAGGTGTTCGTCATGGACACGGGCGGCAAGACACTCATCAAGCTACTACTCAAGAAG AATTTTGGTTTCTTCAGCACATGGCAAGGCTACTCATGCTGCGACGGCGATGACGCGGCAGCCGACCAGCAGCCGTGGTTCAGTGTCCGAAAGGAGTACAGGGTCCTCAAGAACGGAAGGGCCGCCGTGGTCAGGGTGGCCGGCGGCGGGAAGGCGTACACGATCGACGGCGCGTTGCGCGGGTCGGAGTACTACAGGGTCAGCGACGACGCTGAGGGCGCGTCCGTGGCGGAGGTCGGGAGGAAACGGACAGCTTCCGGCTTGGCGCTGGGAGAGGACGTCCTAACCCTGACAGTTGGCCCGGCCGCGGATCGCCTGCTAGTCGTCGGGCTCGTGGTCGTGTGTGGCTTAATCAGCCGTTGCATCTGA
- the LOC127338840 gene encoding protein LURP-one-related 11 produces MAKIHPLPAAASQSTSSSSSFDDRQGGQAYTVWMKSLVFNGSGCTVYTPDGAVAFRVDNYSCRGGREVFFMDRAGNTVLRIRRKGLGMFRRWEVSRCTHDGGEEDEAMPWFSVRRAEKARASVRMHGGEGTCYRVDGCCARKSEYRVTGVDGAVVAEVSRKQTSAGVVLGEDVLSLTVGTEVDHLLVLGLVVVRGLMNRSL; encoded by the coding sequence ATGGCCAAGATCCATCCCCTCCCTGCCGCTGCCTCGCAATCCACCTCCTCAAGCTCATCCTTCGACGATCGGCAGGGCGGGCAGGCGTACACGGTGTGGATGAAGTCGCTGGTGTTCAACGGCAGCGGTTGCACGGTGTACACCCCGGACGGCGCCGTCGCCTTCCGCGTGGACAACTACAGCTGCAGGGGCGGCCGCGAGGTCTTCTTCATGGACCGTGCTGGCAACACAGTCCTCAGGATCAGACGCAAGGGCTTGGGCATGTTCAGGAGGTGGGAGGTCAGCCGGTGCACCCAcgacggcggcgaggaggacgAGGCGATGCCGTGGTTCAGCGTGCGACGGGCCGAGAAGGCCCGAGCCAGCGTGAGGATGCACGGCGGCGAGGGGACGTGCTACCGGGTCGACGGGTGCTGCGCGCGCAAGTCTGAGTACAGAGTCACCGGCGTCGACGGCGCGGTCGTGGCGGAAGTCTCGCGGAAGCAGACGTCGGCGGGGGTCGTGCTGGGTGAGGACGTACTGTCGCTGACGGTGGGAACGGAGGTGGATCACCTGCTCGTGCTTGGTTTGGTCGTCGTGCGCGGCCTCATGAACCGCTCCTTGTGA